Proteins from a genomic interval of Siniperca chuatsi isolate FFG_IHB_CAS linkage group LG10, ASM2008510v1, whole genome shotgun sequence:
- the abt1 gene encoding activator of basal transcription 1, with the protein MQRREEEEERKTTFQREEDEEQGEEEDEGERRADDNYEDEDSDGDEEQKNKDKDGGDGDKGAARIKKKKTKQKGVGVTSCPDRKCVPGIVYLGHIPPRFRPKHLRNLLSVFGEIGRIFLQPEDGQVTRRKRKSGLRRCDFTEGWVEFRDKRVAKRVAASLHNTAMGTRKRQRFSSDLWSIKYLHRFQWTHLSERLAYEQTVLQQRLRTEVSQAKRETNFYLNNVDKSAHLDNLRRKRQRDGQQVDERTWDFTQRQTEEEIQMKKKKKKDSVTQKHLDRACLIQQKSQSNVSLLAKIFNSNKSD; encoded by the exons AtgcagagaagagaggaagaggaggagaggaagactacatttcagagagaggaggatgaagagcagggtgaagaagaggatgagggagagagacgaGCTGATGATAATTATGAAGATGAAGATTCAGATGGTGAtgaagagcagaaaaacaaagacaaagatggAGGTGATGGTGATAAAGGTGCTGCCAggataaagaagaagaagaccaaACAGAAAGGTGTTGGAGTAACTTCCTGcccagacaggaagtgtgttcCAGGTATCGTCTACCTGGGTCACATTCCTCCGAGGTTCCGCCCCAAACACCTGAGAAACCTGCTGTCAGTGTTTGGAGAGATTGGACGCATCTTCCTACAGCCTGAAG ATGGTCAGGtgacaaggaggaagaggaagtctgGGTTGAGGAGGTGTGATTTTACTGAAGGATGGGTGGAGTTCAGAGATAAACGAGTGGCAAAGAGAGTGGCAGCGTCTCTCCACAACACAGCGATGGGAACCAGGAAACGCCAACGCttctcctctgacctctggTCCATCAAG taCCTGCACAGGTTCCAGTGGACTCACCTGAGCGAGCGGCTGGCGTATGAGCAGACGGTCCTGCAGCAGCGACTCAGGACTGAAGTGTCTCaggcaaagagagaaacaaacttCTACCTGAACAACGTGGACAAGAGTGCTCACCTGGACAACCTgagaaggaagagacagagagacggacAACAG GTGGACGAGAGGACATGGGACTTCACTCAGCgtcagacagaggaggagatccagatgaagaagaagaagaagaaagactcTGTTACCCAGAAGCACCTGGACAGGGCCTGCCTCATACAGCAGAAGAGCCAATCAAACGTCTCACTGCTGGCCAAGATTTTCAACTCCAACAAATCagactga